In Enterobacter cloacae, the following are encoded in one genomic region:
- the tyrS gene encoding tyrosine--tRNA ligase translates to MASSNLIKQLQERGLVAQVTDEEALAERLAQGPIALYCGFDPTADSLHLGHLVPLLCLKRFQMAGHKPVALVGGATGLIGDPSFKAAERKLNTEDTVQEWVDKIRKQVAPFLDFNCGENSAIAANNYDWFGGMNVLTFLRDIGKHFSVNQMINKEAVKQRLNRDDQGISFTEFSYNLLQGYDFACLNKLHGVSLQIGGSDQWGNITSGIDLTRRLHQNQVFGLTVPLITKADGTKFGKTEGGAVWLDPKKTSPYKFYQFWINTADADVYRFLKFFTFMDIDAINALEEEDKNSGKAPRAQYVLADEVTKLVHGEEGLAAAKRITASLFNGTLSDLSEADFEQLAQDGVPMVEMEKGADLMQALVDSELQPSRGQARKTIASNAITINGEKQADPEYTFVDSDRLYGRYTLLRRGKKNYCLVCWK, encoded by the coding sequence ATGGCAAGCAGTAACTTGATTAAACAATTGCAAGAGCGGGGCCTCGTGGCCCAGGTGACGGACGAGGAAGCGTTAGCAGAGCGACTGGCGCAAGGCCCGATCGCGCTCTATTGCGGCTTCGATCCCACCGCTGACAGCTTGCATTTGGGGCATCTTGTTCCATTGTTATGCCTGAAACGCTTCCAGATGGCAGGCCATAAACCTGTTGCCCTGGTTGGCGGCGCGACCGGTCTGATTGGCGACCCAAGCTTTAAAGCCGCTGAGCGTAAACTGAACACCGAAGACACCGTGCAGGAGTGGGTGGACAAAATCCGCAAACAGGTTGCACCGTTCCTCGACTTCAACTGTGGTGAAAACTCTGCCATTGCCGCGAACAACTACGACTGGTTTGGTGGCATGAACGTGCTGACCTTCCTGCGTGATATCGGTAAACACTTCTCTGTTAACCAGATGATCAACAAAGAAGCGGTGAAGCAGCGTCTGAATCGTGACGACCAGGGGATTTCCTTTACCGAGTTCTCCTACAACCTGTTGCAGGGTTATGACTTTGCCTGCCTGAACAAGTTGCACGGTGTTTCCCTGCAAATTGGGGGTTCAGACCAGTGGGGTAACATCACCTCCGGTATCGATCTGACGCGTCGTCTGCACCAGAACCAGGTCTTTGGCCTGACTGTTCCGCTGATCACCAAAGCAGACGGGACTAAATTCGGTAAAACCGAAGGCGGTGCGGTATGGCTCGATCCGAAGAAAACCAGCCCGTACAAATTCTACCAGTTCTGGATCAACACGGCTGATGCTGATGTGTACCGCTTCCTGAAGTTCTTCACCTTTATGGACATTGACGCAATTAATGCCCTGGAAGAAGAAGACAAAAACAGCGGTAAAGCACCACGCGCTCAGTACGTTCTGGCCGATGAAGTGACCAAACTGGTTCACGGTGAAGAAGGTCTGGCGGCGGCAAAACGCATTACTGCAAGCCTGTTCAACGGCACGCTGAGCGATTTGAGCGAAGCGGACTTCGAACAGCTGGCGCAGGATGGTGTGCCGATGGTTGAAATGGAAAAAGGTGCAGACCTGATGCAGGCGCTGGTGGACTCTGAGCTGCAGCCGTCCCGCGGTCAGGCTCGCAAAACCATCGCTTCTAACGCGATCACCATCAACGGTGAAAAACAGGCTGACCCGGAATACACCTTCGTTGACAGCGATCGTCTGTACGGACGTTACACGTTGCTGCGTCGCGGTAAGAAAAATTACTGTCTGGTCTGCTGGAAGTAA
- a CDS encoding two-component sensor histidine kinase, with translation MRKEPILSRQILTYMLSLTFIIIIISIVGTYLFYTFLIDYIPGGLASGEEDKMTLLDWSWIIIATTTSLMISLFFTLKLSARILTPLNAVAYSLKRISQGDLDARAYCATSQLGEINNLVNDFNEMAEKLQTLEAQRQSWNAAIAHELRTPVTILRGRLQGLVDGVFEPDAALFKNLLKQTEGLTHLIEDLRVVSSSGGAGYTLSPCEVDLQETITSALDAFAMEFKSNHFNIITELRHQHCVCDPLRIIQCLTVLFDNALHYSTSKTLVVRNGVTDKENYILIEDKGPGIPQPFQKFLFQPFQRGEGAREANPEGCGLGLSVVRAIMLAHSGDASYRLTQQNHSVFRLSWPVAK, from the coding sequence ATGAGAAAAGAGCCTATTCTGAGCCGTCAAATATTGACGTACATGCTATCGCTAACGTTCATCATCATTATTATCTCCATCGTGGGAACCTATTTATTTTATACCTTTTTAATAGATTACATTCCGGGAGGTCTGGCATCCGGAGAAGAAGACAAGATGACCTTGCTGGACTGGTCATGGATAATCATCGCGACAACAACCAGTCTGATGATTTCCCTCTTTTTCACATTGAAATTGTCAGCAAGAATACTGACTCCGCTAAACGCTGTAGCCTATAGCCTGAAACGCATTTCACAAGGGGATCTTGATGCCAGGGCGTATTGTGCTACGTCGCAGTTGGGGGAGATAAATAACCTTGTTAATGATTTCAACGAAATGGCCGAAAAGTTGCAAACGCTGGAGGCCCAGAGACAGTCGTGGAATGCGGCTATTGCCCATGAACTCAGAACACCCGTGACGATTCTGCGGGGACGGCTTCAGGGGCTGGTAGACGGTGTTTTTGAACCGGACGCGGCTTTGTTCAAAAATCTGCTCAAGCAAACCGAAGGGTTAACCCATCTGATTGAAGATCTCAGGGTTGTTAGCTCTTCCGGAGGAGCAGGTTATACATTATCACCCTGTGAAGTTGATCTTCAGGAAACGATAACAAGTGCGCTTGATGCCTTCGCGATGGAATTTAAAAGCAATCATTTCAATATTATAACTGAACTCAGACACCAGCACTGCGTCTGCGATCCCTTGCGCATTATTCAGTGCCTGACCGTACTCTTTGATAATGCCTTACACTATTCAACATCGAAGACACTCGTCGTGAGAAATGGCGTTACTGATAAAGAAAACTACATTCTGATTGAGGATAAGGGCCCCGGCATTCCCCAACCATTTCAGAAATTTTTGTTCCAGCCCTTTCAGCGTGGAGAAGGCGCACGAGAAGCCAATCCCGAAGGGTGCGGGCTTGGGTTATCGGTGGTCAGAGCTATCATGTTAGCCCACAGTGGTGATGCAAGTTACAGGCTAACGCAGCAGAATCACTCAGTATTCAGGCTGTCATGGCCAGTGGCTAAGTAA
- a CDS encoding lysozyme inhibitor: protein MKKLLLVALPFLLTGCSVYNQLVERMQTDTLEYRCDEKPLTVKLNNPRQEASFVYDNKLLNLKQGMSASGARYTDGIYVFWSKGDSATVYKRDRIVLNNCQLQNPKR from the coding sequence ATGAAAAAACTTCTTCTTGTTGCTCTCCCTTTTCTACTGACAGGGTGCAGCGTCTATAACCAGCTCGTTGAGCGCATGCAGACAGATACGCTGGAGTATCGCTGTGATGAAAAACCGCTGACCGTGAAGCTGAATAACCCGCGTCAGGAAGCCAGCTTTGTCTACGACAACAAATTGCTTAATCTGAAGCAGGGGATGTCGGCCTCTGGCGCACGGTATACGGACGGTATCTACGTATTCTGGTCAAAAGGTGACAGTGCAACGGTTTACAAACGCGACCGCATCGTGCTGAACAATTGCCAGCTGCAAAATCCGAAGCGTTGA
- the pdxH gene encoding pyridoxine/pyridoxamine 5'-phosphate oxidase produces MSISANAMSDNDELQQIAHLRREYTKGGLRRQDLPAEPLVLFERWLKQACEAKLADPTAMVVATVDENGQPYQRIVLLKHYDEKGLVFYTNLGSRKAHHLENNPRISLLFPWHMLERQVMVTGKAERLSTLEVVKYFHSRPRDSQIGAWVSKQSSRISARGVLESKFLELKQKFQKGEVPLPSFWGGFRIPVEQMEFWQGGEHRLHDRFLYQRDNGGWKIDRLAP; encoded by the coding sequence ATGTCTATTTCAGCTAACGCCATGTCAGATAACGACGAACTGCAGCAAATTGCGCATCTGCGCCGTGAATACACCAAAGGCGGCCTGCGCCGCCAGGATCTTCCCGCCGAACCTCTGGTGCTTTTTGAACGCTGGCTGAAGCAGGCCTGTGAAGCGAAACTTGCCGATCCAACCGCGATGGTTGTCGCGACGGTTGACGAGAATGGTCAGCCTTATCAGCGCATCGTTCTGCTTAAGCACTATGACGAAAAAGGGCTGGTGTTTTATACCAACCTGGGCAGCCGCAAAGCTCACCATCTGGAAAACAACCCTCGCATTAGCCTGCTGTTTCCGTGGCACATGCTGGAACGCCAGGTCATGGTGACCGGTAAAGCGGAACGCCTCTCCACGCTGGAAGTGGTGAAGTATTTCCATAGCCGTCCGCGCGACAGCCAGATCGGAGCCTGGGTATCAAAACAGTCCAGCCGTATCTCTGCCCGCGGTGTGCTGGAAAGTAAATTCCTTGAGCTGAAACAGAAGTTCCAGAAGGGGGAAGTTCCTCTCCCCAGCTTCTGGGGCGGTTTCCGCATTCCAGTCGAACAGATGGAGTTCTGGCAGGGGGGCGAACATCGCCTGCACGACCGCTTTTTATACCAGCGTGACAACGGTGGCTGGAAAATCGACAGACTGGCTCCATAA
- a CDS encoding cytochrome b: protein MQWRNNATHFGVLAKFFHWTTAAAFIAAYIVVYYVIWFMDDTSQGSWPVLNIHWVLGLLVGFLVLPRLLWRLLNVQPEEVPGSSLEHTLASVAHWGLYGLLVMMPLTGYLGTGAPTNFGLFSVTGFNETRVFGWISSTWGLSFEAFEVPIDAVHHFLGKWVAWVVVGLHIAAALFHHWVRRDDVLTRMLP from the coding sequence ATGCAATGGCGCAACAACGCAACCCACTTTGGCGTGCTCGCTAAATTCTTCCACTGGACCACTGCTGCCGCGTTTATCGCCGCTTACATCGTCGTCTATTATGTCATCTGGTTCATGGACGACACTTCGCAGGGATCCTGGCCAGTACTCAATATTCATTGGGTACTGGGTTTACTGGTGGGCTTCCTGGTGCTTCCGCGCTTGCTGTGGCGGTTGCTGAACGTACAGCCTGAAGAAGTGCCCGGCTCCAGCCTTGAACACACGCTTGCGAGCGTCGCGCATTGGGGTCTGTACGGACTGCTGGTTATGATGCCGCTGACCGGATACCTCGGCACCGGGGCCCCCACGAATTTCGGGCTATTCAGCGTAACCGGCTTCAACGAAACCCGGGTGTTCGGGTGGATAAGCAGCACCTGGGGTTTGAGCTTTGAAGCATTTGAGGTGCCCATTGATGCAGTGCATCACTTTTTAGGTAAATGGGTGGCGTGGGTCGTGGTGGGTCTGCATATAGCCGCTGCACTTTTCCATCACTGGGTGCGTCGTGACGACGTGCTGACACGTATGTTGCCTTAG
- the dtpA gene encoding dipeptide and tripeptide permease A has product MSTANNKPTDESVSLNAFKQPKAFYLIFSIELWERFGYYGLQGIMAVYLVKQLGMSEADSITLFSSFSALVYGLVAIGGWLGDKVLGTKRVIMLGAIVLAIGYALVAWSGHDAAVVYMGMATIAVGNGLFKANPSSLLSTCYSKDDPRLDGAFTMYYMSVNIGSFFSMLATPWLAAKFGWSVAFSLSVVGMLITVVNFAFCKRWVKNYGSKPDFEPVHMGKLLATIVGVVILATIATWLLHNQGVARAVLGLVALGIVCIFAKEAFAMQGAARRKMIVAFILMLEAVIFFVLYSQMPTSLNFFAIRNVEHSILGIAFEPEQYQALNPFWIMIGSPILAAIYNKMGDRLPMPHKFAIGMVLCSGAFLVLPLGAKFATDAGIVSVNWLILSYALQSIGELMISGLGLAMVAQLVPQRLMGFIMGSWFLTTAGAAIIAGKIANLMAVPDNVTDPLVSLNVYGSVFMQIGIATAVIAVLMLLTAPKLNRMTLDDDKIAKATKTATA; this is encoded by the coding sequence GTGTCTACTGCAAACAATAAACCAACAGATGAAAGCGTGAGTCTTAACGCTTTTAAACAACCAAAAGCGTTCTATCTCATCTTCTCTATCGAGTTATGGGAGCGTTTTGGTTATTACGGCCTGCAAGGGATCATGGCGGTTTACCTGGTCAAACAACTGGGTATGTCCGAAGCGGATTCCATCACGCTGTTCTCTTCTTTCAGTGCCCTCGTGTACGGTCTGGTCGCAATTGGCGGCTGGCTGGGTGATAAAGTCCTCGGTACCAAACGTGTGATTATGCTGGGCGCTATCGTTCTGGCCATTGGTTACGCGCTGGTTGCATGGTCTGGCCACGATGCCGCTGTCGTCTATATGGGTATGGCGACCATCGCAGTAGGTAACGGTCTGTTCAAAGCGAACCCGTCTTCCCTGCTCTCTACCTGCTACAGCAAAGATGACCCACGTCTGGACGGTGCATTCACGATGTACTACATGTCCGTGAACATCGGTTCCTTCTTCTCTATGCTGGCAACACCGTGGCTGGCAGCAAAATTCGGCTGGAGCGTTGCGTTCTCTCTGTCCGTTGTCGGTATGCTGATCACCGTAGTGAACTTTGCCTTCTGCAAACGCTGGGTTAAAAACTACGGTTCAAAACCAGACTTCGAGCCAGTGCATATGGGCAAACTGCTGGCAACCATCGTTGGCGTGGTGATCCTCGCAACGATCGCAACCTGGCTGCTGCATAACCAGGGCGTTGCGCGTGCCGTTCTGGGTCTGGTTGCTCTGGGTATTGTGTGCATCTTCGCGAAAGAAGCCTTCGCCATGCAGGGTGCTGCACGTCGTAAGATGATTGTGGCGTTCATCCTGATGCTGGAAGCGGTTATCTTCTTCGTACTGTACAGCCAGATGCCAACGTCTCTGAACTTCTTCGCCATCCGTAACGTAGAGCACTCCATCCTGGGTATCGCGTTCGAGCCGGAGCAGTATCAGGCGCTGAACCCGTTCTGGATCATGATTGGTAGCCCAATTCTGGCTGCTATCTACAACAAGATGGGCGACCGTCTGCCAATGCCACACAAGTTTGCTATCGGCATGGTACTGTGCTCTGGTGCATTCCTGGTGCTGCCACTGGGCGCGAAATTTGCGACCGACGCAGGTATCGTCTCCGTGAACTGGCTGATCCTGAGCTACGCGCTGCAGTCTATCGGTGAGCTGATGATCTCTGGTCTGGGTCTGGCAATGGTTGCACAGTTGGTTCCACAGCGTCTGATGGGCTTCATCATGGGTAGCTGGTTCCTGACCACTGCAGGTGCAGCCATCATCGCGGGTAAAATCGCGAACCTGATGGCGGTGCCTGATAACGTGACCGACCCACTGGTTTCCCTGAATGTCTACGGTAGCGTATTCATGCAGATTGGCATTGCAACAGCGGTTATCGCCGTTCTGATGCTGCTGACAGCGCCTAAACTGAATCGTATGACCCTGGACGACGACAAAATCGCAAAAGCGACCAAAACCGCTACCGCGTAA
- the pdxY gene encoding pyridoxal kinase PdxY, translating to MKNILAIQSHVVFGHAGNSAAEFPMRRLGANVWPLNTVQFSNHTQYGKWAGCVMPPSHLTEIVQGLADIDQLKRCDAVLSGYLGSAEQGEHILGIVRQVKAANPAAKYFCDPVMGHPEKGCIVAPGVAEFHVRHALPASDIIAPNLIELEILCEHPVNSVEEAVSASRELIALGPEIVLVKHLARAGVSQDRFEMLLVTKDEAWHISRPLVDFGARQPVGVGDVTSGLLLVKLLQGATLRDSLEHVTAAVYEIMVATKSRQEYELQVVAAQDRIAKPEQYFSATQL from the coding sequence ATGAAGAACATCCTCGCCATTCAGTCTCACGTCGTTTTTGGACATGCTGGCAACAGCGCTGCGGAATTCCCTATGCGTCGCCTCGGGGCCAACGTCTGGCCCCTCAATACCGTACAGTTCTCAAACCACACGCAATACGGTAAATGGGCCGGCTGTGTGATGCCGCCTTCGCATCTGACGGAGATTGTACAAGGCCTTGCCGATATCGATCAGCTTAAACGCTGTGACGCCGTCCTGAGCGGTTACCTCGGTTCGGCAGAGCAGGGAGAACATATTCTCGGCATCGTGCGTCAGGTGAAAGCGGCGAACCCGGCGGCAAAATACTTCTGCGACCCTGTGATGGGGCATCCGGAGAAAGGCTGCATTGTGGCCCCCGGTGTGGCTGAATTCCATGTTCGTCACGCGCTGCCTGCCAGCGATATTATTGCGCCAAACCTGATCGAGCTGGAGATCCTTTGCGAGCATCCGGTCAACAGCGTAGAAGAGGCGGTTAGCGCTTCCCGTGAGCTGATTGCCCTGGGGCCAGAGATTGTGCTGGTGAAACATCTTGCGCGTGCAGGAGTGAGCCAGGATCGTTTTGAGATGCTGCTGGTGACCAAAGACGAAGCCTGGCATATCAGCCGTCCGCTGGTGGATTTTGGCGCACGTCAGCCGGTTGGCGTTGGTGATGTGACCAGCGGCCTGCTGTTGGTGAAGTTGCTTCAGGGAGCGACGCTGCGTGATTCGCTGGAGCATGTTACTGCGGCGGTTTACGAAATCATGGTTGCGACGAAAAGCAGACAGGAATATGAGTTACAGGTCGTTGCGGCGCAGGATCGTATCGCGAAGCCGGAGCAGTATTTCAGCGCGACACAATTATAA
- the slyA gene encoding transcriptional regulator SlyA, with product MESPLGSDLARLVRVWRALIDHRLKPLELTQTHWVTLHNIHQLPPEQSQIQLAKAIGIEQPSLVRTLDQLEEKGLISRQTCASDRRAKRIKLTEKAAPIITEMEAVISKTRGEILSGVSPAELEMLISLIGRLEQNIHELQSRD from the coding sequence TTGGAATCGCCATTAGGTTCTGATCTGGCAAGGTTAGTACGCGTCTGGCGTGCTCTGATTGACCATCGCCTGAAACCTCTGGAATTGACACAGACGCATTGGGTCACGCTGCATAATATTCATCAGCTTCCGCCCGAACAGTCACAAATTCAACTGGCAAAAGCGATCGGTATTGAACAGCCGTCACTGGTACGCACACTCGATCAGCTGGAAGAGAAGGGGCTGATCTCCCGGCAAACTTGCGCCAGCGATCGTCGCGCTAAGCGGATTAAACTGACGGAGAAAGCGGCTCCAATCATTACTGAGATGGAAGCCGTGATCAGCAAAACGCGAGGGGAAATCCTGTCAGGGGTTTCACCGGCGGAGCTCGAAATGCTCATCAGTCTCATTGGACGGCTTGAGCAAAACATCCATGAGCTGCAGTCACGCGACTGA
- the anmK gene encoding anhydro-N-acetylmuramic acid kinase produces the protein MKSGRYIGVMSGTSLDGVDVVLAAIDENMVAQQASLSWPIPVSLKEDILSICQGQPLTLSQLGQLDVRLGALFAEAVLALMHKENLQPQDVVAIGCHGQTVWHEPTGDAPNTLQIGDNNQIVAKTGVTVVGDFRRRDIALGGQGAPLVPAFHQALLAHPVERRMVLNIGGIANLSMLIPEQPVRGYDTGPGNMLMDAWIWRQRGKPYDKDAQWACEGKVIIPLLQSMLSDPYFAAPAPKSTGREYFNYGWLERQLAQFPALAPQDVQATLAELTAISISEQVLLSGGCERLLVCGGGSRNPLVMARLAGLLPGTEVTTTDEAGISGDDMEALAFAWLAWRTVAGLPGNLPSVTGAREASVLGAIFPANPRHNQS, from the coding sequence ATGAAATCGGGTCGCTACATTGGTGTGATGTCAGGCACCAGTCTTGATGGGGTGGATGTCGTTCTGGCCGCAATAGATGAAAACATGGTGGCGCAGCAGGCAAGCCTGAGCTGGCCTATCCCTGTTTCGCTGAAAGAGGACATTCTGAGCATCTGCCAGGGACAGCCATTGACGCTTTCACAGCTCGGACAGCTTGATGTGCGGCTGGGTGCACTATTTGCGGAGGCGGTACTGGCACTGATGCACAAAGAAAATCTTCAGCCGCAGGATGTGGTTGCCATTGGCTGCCACGGCCAGACGGTCTGGCATGAGCCAACCGGTGATGCGCCAAACACCCTGCAAATTGGCGATAACAACCAGATTGTGGCGAAAACGGGTGTCACAGTAGTGGGGGATTTTCGCCGTCGTGATATTGCACTTGGCGGGCAAGGTGCGCCTCTGGTGCCGGCATTCCATCAGGCGTTGCTGGCACACCCGGTAGAACGCCGTATGGTGCTCAATATTGGTGGTATTGCCAACCTGTCGATGTTAATCCCTGAGCAGCCTGTGCGTGGTTACGATACCGGCCCCGGCAACATGCTTATGGATGCCTGGATCTGGCGTCAACGCGGTAAACCGTACGATAAAGATGCGCAGTGGGCCTGTGAAGGCAAAGTGATTATTCCGCTGTTGCAGTCCATGCTGAGCGACCCCTATTTTGCCGCCCCCGCACCAAAAAGCACGGGACGTGAATATTTCAACTATGGCTGGCTTGAACGTCAGCTGGCGCAGTTCCCGGCACTTGCACCGCAGGATGTCCAGGCGACGCTTGCTGAGTTAACGGCCATCTCGATCTCTGAACAGGTCCTTCTCAGCGGTGGGTGTGAGCGTCTGTTGGTCTGCGGTGGTGGAAGCCGCAACCCGCTGGTGATGGCGCGTCTTGCCGGATTACTGCCGGGTACTGAAGTCACGACCACGGACGAAGCGGGTATCAGCGGTGATGATATGGAAGCGCTGGCTTTCGCCTGGCTTGCCTGGCGTACGGTTGCCGGATTACCGGGAAATTTGCCTTCGGTAACCGGTGCACGGGAAGCGAGCGTGCTTGGGGCTATTTTCCCGGCAAATCCGCGTCATAATCAGAGTTAA
- a CDS encoding GGDEF domain-containing protein: MGMISINRYIKNRYISFCLGCIIVVGVLQGLFLKLAEAVPSFSPLLFPTLTIFLLVFHLFIACFMAMKYWCDRKRLYLVAIAFAFTGSALLMAGTLSCFPAWLDLYQFSIINYNDAMIFFMFRHLLMAVLIFTSALLYAMRDRPFSRMTHVAIVVGMFLFTAGMVTLAWFYSSHSALFTLDLVDNETRQFMVLWSQVINISLIILWIVVLTTLMIITRVRNLFWIGGNFLCICYITTLIMLLLGGHAEDIDWYRSRLFETVATLLIIFVLLYDVFNLYRDSHLKYQQSYQNSIRDPLTRLYNRSYFYDALNQAIDNANASRPVSVIVSDLDRFKRINDCYGHLQGDKVLQFVAHLLMDSVRPQDIAARIGGEEFVLMLANTPSDAARQVAERIRLNLSSFDKASSEGQLPEPITISMGVFTTTSPNITAEECVESADKAMYEAKETGRNRVVVFQ; encoded by the coding sequence ATGGGTATGATTTCGATTAATCGCTATATAAAGAACCGTTATATCTCTTTCTGCCTGGGTTGCATTATTGTGGTCGGGGTATTGCAGGGGCTATTTTTAAAGCTTGCCGAAGCAGTGCCGTCATTTTCACCGCTCTTATTCCCGACACTGACCATTTTTTTACTCGTCTTCCATCTGTTCATTGCCTGTTTTATGGCGATGAAATACTGGTGTGACCGAAAGCGGTTGTATCTGGTCGCGATTGCGTTCGCCTTCACAGGATCGGCGCTGTTGATGGCAGGCACGCTTTCCTGCTTCCCGGCATGGCTTGACCTCTATCAGTTCAGCATTATTAACTATAACGATGCGATGATCTTCTTCATGTTCCGCCATCTCTTAATGGCTGTTCTGATTTTCACGTCGGCCTTACTGTATGCCATGCGCGATCGCCCGTTCTCCCGGATGACCCACGTTGCTATTGTTGTCGGTATGTTCCTGTTCACCGCAGGCATGGTTACGCTTGCCTGGTTTTATTCCAGCCACTCTGCGCTGTTTACGTTAGATCTTGTCGATAATGAAACGCGGCAATTTATGGTGCTCTGGAGTCAGGTCATCAATATTAGTTTAATCATCTTATGGATTGTTGTATTAACAACGCTGATGATTATTACGCGCGTGCGCAATCTTTTCTGGATTGGCGGTAATTTCTTATGCATTTGTTATATTACGACACTCATCATGCTTTTACTGGGTGGACACGCTGAAGATATCGACTGGTACCGGTCCCGTTTATTTGAGACAGTGGCAACGCTGCTCATTATTTTCGTGCTCCTTTACGATGTATTTAATCTGTATCGTGACTCGCATTTAAAGTATCAGCAATCTTATCAAAATTCGATTCGCGATCCGCTTACGCGTCTCTATAACCGCAGTTATTTTTATGATGCATTAAATCAGGCGATCGATAATGCTAACGCATCCCGTCCGGTTTCGGTCATTGTCAGTGATTTGGATCGTTTTAAGCGCATTAACGATTGCTACGGGCATCTGCAGGGGGACAAGGTGTTGCAGTTTGTCGCCCATCTGCTGATGGATTCCGTGCGCCCACAAGACATCGCGGCGCGAATCGGAGGGGAAGAGTTTGTGTTGATGCTGGCAAATACGCCGTCAGACGCCGCACGTCAGGTTGCAGAGAGAATACGGCTGAATCTCAGTAGTTTCGATAAAGCCAGCAGCGAGGGGCAACTGCCGGAGCCCATTACCATCAGTATGGGTGTCTTTACGACAACGTCACCGAATATCACCGCCGAAGAGTGTGTGGAAAGCGCCGATAAAGCAATGTACGAGGCAAAAGAGACAGGTCGCAACCGCGTCGTCGTCTTCCAGTAA
- a CDS encoding glutathione S-transferase: MKLFYKPGACSLASHITLRESGKDFTLDGVDLMKKRLENGDDFFAINPKGQVPALLLDDGTLLTEGVAIMQFLADSVPDRQLLAPVSSISRYKTLEWLNYIATELHKGFTPLFRPDTPEEFKPTVRAQLEKKLHYINDSLKDDQWICGTRFTIADAYLFTVLRWARAVKLNMEGLDHIASYMERVAARPAVAAALKAEGLN, translated from the coding sequence ATGAAACTGTTCTACAAACCGGGCGCGTGCTCTCTTGCTTCTCATATTACCCTGCGCGAGAGCGGCAAAGATTTCACGCTGGATGGCGTTGACCTGATGAAAAAACGCCTGGAAAACGGCGATGACTTCTTTGCTATCAACCCGAAGGGACAAGTTCCGGCCCTGCTGTTAGATGACGGTACGCTCTTGACTGAAGGCGTGGCGATCATGCAATTCCTGGCCGATAGCGTGCCTGACCGTCAACTGCTGGCACCTGTAAGCAGCATTTCCCGCTACAAGACGCTGGAGTGGCTGAACTACATTGCAACCGAGCTGCACAAAGGCTTCACGCCACTGTTCCGCCCGGATACACCAGAAGAGTTCAAGCCGACGGTGCGTGCCCAACTGGAGAAAAAGCTGCATTACATTAACGACTCGCTGAAAGACGATCAGTGGATTTGTGGTACGCGGTTCACCATTGCCGATGCCTATCTGTTTACCGTTCTGCGCTGGGCGCGGGCGGTTAAACTGAACATGGAAGGGTTAGACCATATTGCATCTTATATGGAACGTGTGGCAGCGCGCCCTGCGGTGGCTGCGGCGCTGAAAGCGGAAGGATTGAACTAA
- a CDS encoding DNA-binding response regulator, with protein MNKNNLILVAEDDDEIADILMSYLQRAGMKTLRAADGELAISLSRLNKPDLILLDIHLPVFDGWSVLTTLRKESNVPVIMVTALDQDMDKLMGLRLGADDYVIKPFNPSEVVARVEAVLRRTKPNAQQAGARPLRTPFITIYPDDFYIEITVGSDVVTPVLTTTEFKLLTYLARNPRKVCSREELLNACLPEGDTLDRTVDSHMSKLRKKLEHAGLKGVPESIRGMGYRLGENK; from the coding sequence ATGAACAAAAACAACCTAATCCTGGTTGCCGAAGATGATGATGAAATCGCCGATATCCTGATGAGCTATTTACAACGTGCGGGAATGAAGACGCTCAGGGCGGCGGATGGCGAGCTGGCAATAAGCCTTAGTCGCCTTAATAAACCCGATCTTATCTTGCTGGACATCCACCTGCCCGTGTTTGATGGCTGGAGTGTCCTGACAACGTTGCGTAAAGAAAGTAATGTTCCCGTCATTATGGTCACCGCGCTTGATCAGGATATGGATAAACTCATGGGCTTACGGCTTGGTGCTGATGATTATGTTATCAAACCCTTTAATCCTTCCGAGGTGGTTGCAAGGGTTGAAGCGGTGCTGCGCCGAACAAAACCCAACGCACAGCAGGCTGGTGCCAGACCACTCAGAACGCCATTTATTACCATCTACCCTGATGATTTCTATATTGAGATCACCGTCGGGAGTGACGTTGTTACCCCGGTACTGACAACAACCGAATTTAAGCTCCTGACTTATCTGGCCAGAAACCCGAGAAAAGTGTGTTCCCGTGAAGAATTACTTAACGCCTGCCTGCCCGAAGGCGACACGCTTGACCGAACGGTAGACAGCCACATGAGTAAACTGCGTAAAAAACTTGAACACGCAGGCCTTAAAGGGGTTCCAGAAAGTATAAGGGGGATGGGTTACCGGTTGGGTGAGAATAAATGA